Proteins from one Aythya fuligula isolate bAytFul2 chromosome 11, bAytFul2.pri, whole genome shotgun sequence genomic window:
- the MPHOSPH10 gene encoding U3 small nucleolar ribonucleoprotein protein MPP10: MAARSGLEAALRVAGAAAARPEQFLSVQDGLAAEFRALTKTLYDLNKALGSSVVRGSPLKELVIENFDEEQIWQQLELQNNAILDFFKKSVARDANDKDLCLVSDQEDDGSDAEASSDNELEDVMEAETEQESVSTKQETKAKEKQSKPKEAITQKYSDEDSDVDFDIDALEEQTKIAKETTLKKKGRKSVVDDKFFKLAEMEAFLEHAEKENREREEEEDDINYFEEIISDDEEEESEETKVKSVKSSRDLTYKDFFDPVDDNDDLVANGVEDDQEEEADSAIEKENEESMSEVEDINEMIENVRGKKASSKVTFRLPDDSETEDGTDMQLEKGIDPGEIKSSFEKRQEKLSEKIKSLEEELLEEKPWQLKGEVTGQKRPENSLLEETILFDHAVRMAPVITEETTFQLEDIIKQRILDEAWDDVEPKEKPKEDAFEYKKRITLDHEKSKLSLAEIYEQEYLKLHQQKTEEEENPEHKEIQEMMDSLFLQLDALCNFHFTPKPPVPEVKIVSNLPAITMEEVAPVAVSDAALLAPEEIKEKNKAGDVKTDAEKTSTDKKRERRKKKLRKRIKLREKEKRQKLLEKKKSEQGIKLSKKAAAAKLKKLTKEGKATLLKDEGKDKALKSSQAFFSQLQDQVKMQVKDATKLKKKQKKQKEVSVHKLKL; encoded by the exons ATGGCGGCGCGCAGCGGGCTGGAGGCCGCGCTCAGGGTggcgggcgccgccgccgcgcggCCCGAGCAGTTCCTGAG TGTACAAGATGGGCTGGCTGCTGAGTTCAGAGCATTAACAAAGACTCTATACGACTTAAATAAAGCTCTGGGAAGCAGTGTAGTTCGTGGGAGTCCTCTAAAAGAGCTGGTGATAGAAAACTTTGATGAAGAACAGATTTGGCAACAACTAGAGCTCCAGAATAATGCAATTCTTGACTTTTTCAAGAAATCCGTTGCAAGGGATGCCAACGATAAAGATCTTTGCCTTGTCTCAGACCAGGAAGATGATGGCTCTGATGCAGAGGCTAGCAGTGATAATGAACTGGAAGACGTAATGGAAGCAGAAACTGAACAGGAGAGTGTGTctacaaaacaagaaactaaagctaaagaaaagcaaagtaaacCCAAAGAAGCCATAACGCAGAAATACAGTGATGAGGATTCTGACGTTGACTTTGATATTGATGCACTAGAAGAACAAACTAAAATAGCAAAGGAAACAAcgttgaaaaaaaaaggaagaaaatctgtagTGGATGACAAGTTCTTCAAGCTGGCTGAGATGGAAGCTTTTTTAGAGCAcgcagagaaggaaaatagggagagggaggaggaggaagacgaTATCAACTACTTTGAGGAAATCATCTCggatgatgaggaggaggagtctGAAGAAACTAAAGTCAAA TCAGTTAAAAGTTCTAGAGACCTGACATACAAAGACTTCTTTGATCCTGTTGATGACAATGATGACTTAGTAGCTAATGGTGTTGAAGATGATCAGGAAGAGGAAGCAGACAGTGCTATTGAAAAGGAGAATGAAGAAAGCATGTCTGA ggTGGAGGATATTAATGAGATGATTGAGAATGTGAGAGGTAAAAAGGCCTCTTCAAAAGTTACTTTTAGATTGCCAGATGACAGTGAAACTGAAGACGGTACTGACATGCAATTGGAGAAGGGCATCGATCCCGGTGAAATAAAGTCATCTTTtgaaaagagacaggaaaag ttgagtgaaaaaataaaaagtttagaAGAAGAGTTGTTAGAAGAGAAACCTTGGCAGCTTAAAGGAGAAGTGACTGGACAAAAGCGACCGGAAAATAGCCTTTTGGAGGAAACAATACTCTTTGATCATGCAGTCCGAATGG cTCCTGTGATCACAGAGGAAACTACTTTTCAGCTTGAAGATATCATTAAACAGAGAATATTGGATGAG GCATGGGACGATGTAGAACCGAAAGAAAAACCAAAAGAGGATGCCTTTGAATACAAGAAGCGCATCACTTTGGACCATGAAAAAAGTAAACTGAGTCTTGCTGAGATCTATGAGCAAGAATACTTGAAACTTCACCAG CAAAaaactgaagaggaagaaaatcctgAACACAAAGAAATTCAGGAAATGATGGATTCTCTCTTCCTGCAACTGGATGCACTTTGTAATTTCCACTTCACACCCAAACCA ccTGTGCCAGAAGTGAAAATAGTCTCAAACCTGCCAGCTATCACTATGGAAGAAGTAGCACCTGTTGCTGTTAGTGACGCTGCTCTCTTAGCACCAGAGGAGATCAAg gaaaagaacaaagctgGTGATGTAAAAACAGACGCAGAAAAGACTTCCACAGACAAAAAACGAGAgcgaagaaagaaaaagcttcgTAAACGTATAAAGctaagggaaaaggagaaacgTCAAAAGCttcttgaaaagaagaaatcgGAGCAAGGCATAAAACTCAGcaaaaaagctgctgcagcGAAATTGAAAAAGCTTACAAAAGAAGGCAAAGCAACGCTGCTCAAG GATGAAGGAAAAGACAAGGCCTTGAAATCATCCCAAGCCTTCTTTTCTCAGTTACAAGACCAAGTGAAAATGCAAGTCAAAGATGCAACcaaattaaagaagaaacaaaagaagcagaaagaagtctCTGTCCATAAACTTAAATTGTAA
- the MCEE gene encoding methylmalonyl-CoA epimerase, mitochondrial isoform X1 yields the protein MAAGWRRAVAGLLTRLQTSALMIRTLASSHSVSQNIPSSLWKLGRLNHVAIAVPDLEKAQSLYKDVLGAQVSETVALPEHGVYTVFVELGNTKLELLHPLGEKSPITSFLQKNKTGGMHHICIEVDDINAAMAELKKKKIRILSEEPKIGAHGKPVIFLHPKDCHGVLVELEQA from the exons ATGGCGGCCGGCTGGCGGCGGGCGGTGGCCG ggcttcTTACCAGATTGCAGACTTCAGCTCTTATGATACGAACTTTAGCATCATCGCATTCAGTTTCTCAAAACATTCCAAGCTCTTTGTGGAAACTGGGCCGACTTAATCATGTAGCAATTGCAGTGCCTGATTTGGAGAAAGCTCAGTCCTTGTATAAAGATGTGTTAGGAGCACAGGTGAGCGAGACGGTTGCTCTGCCTGAACATGGTGTCTACACTGTTTTTGTGGAGCTGGGAAATACAAAGCTGGAACTTCTACACCCTTTAGGAGAGAAAAGTCCCATTACAAGTTTTCTGCAAAAGAACAAGACTGGAGGAATGCATCATATCTGCATTGAG gTTGATGACATAAACGCAGCTATggcagaactgaagaaaaaaaagattcgAATACTGAGTGAAGAGCCAAAAATAGGTGCACATGGCAAACCCGTGATTTTTCTTCACCCTAAAGATTGCCATGGAGTCCTTGTGGAACTTGAACAAGCCTGA
- the MCEE gene encoding methylmalonyl-CoA epimerase, mitochondrial isoform X2, with amino-acid sequence MIRTLASSHSVSQNIPSSLWKLGRLNHVAIAVPDLEKAQSLYKDVLGAQVSETVALPEHGVYTVFVELGNTKLELLHPLGEKSPITSFLQKNKTGGMHHICIEVDDINAAMAELKKKKIRILSEEPKIGAHGKPVIFLHPKDCHGVLVELEQA; translated from the exons ATGATACGAACTTTAGCATCATCGCATTCAGTTTCTCAAAACATTCCAAGCTCTTTGTGGAAACTGGGCCGACTTAATCATGTAGCAATTGCAGTGCCTGATTTGGAGAAAGCTCAGTCCTTGTATAAAGATGTGTTAGGAGCACAGGTGAGCGAGACGGTTGCTCTGCCTGAACATGGTGTCTACACTGTTTTTGTGGAGCTGGGAAATACAAAGCTGGAACTTCTACACCCTTTAGGAGAGAAAAGTCCCATTACAAGTTTTCTGCAAAAGAACAAGACTGGAGGAATGCATCATATCTGCATTGAG gTTGATGACATAAACGCAGCTATggcagaactgaagaaaaaaaagattcgAATACTGAGTGAAGAGCCAAAAATAGGTGCACATGGCAAACCCGTGATTTTTCTTCACCCTAAAGATTGCCATGGAGTCCTTGTGGAACTTGAACAAGCCTGA